Proteins from a genomic interval of Nocardioides jishulii:
- a CDS encoding adenosine deaminase has translation MARDIRALPKAHLHLHFTGSMRHATLLELAERDDITLPESLVEDWPPQLSAADEKGWFRFQRLYDVARSVLRTEDDVRRLVREAAEDDVRDGGRWLEIQVDPSGYAARFGGITQFTDLVLDAVAQASRETGLGMAVVIAANRTRHPLDARTLARLASQYAGRGVVGFGLSNDERRGRTDDFRAAFDIARRAELALVPHGGELLGPGHVRTCLDSLGPTRLGHGVRSSEDPRLLERIVDAGIALEVCPVSNVALGVYPDLASVPLPQLVAAGATVALGADDPLLFGSQLAGQYATMRAAHDLDDEQLADLARMSIRASRAPDWVRESVLAEIDAWLAGVDGSGPGRTTERNS, from the coding sequence GCATCTCCACTTCACCGGCTCGATGCGCCACGCCACCCTGCTGGAGCTGGCGGAGCGCGACGACATCACCCTGCCGGAGTCGCTCGTCGAGGACTGGCCGCCGCAGCTGTCGGCCGCCGACGAGAAGGGCTGGTTCCGTTTCCAGCGCCTCTACGACGTCGCCCGCTCGGTGCTGCGCACCGAGGACGACGTACGACGCCTGGTGCGGGAGGCGGCCGAGGACGACGTGCGCGACGGCGGGCGGTGGCTGGAGATCCAGGTCGACCCCAGCGGCTACGCGGCCCGCTTCGGCGGCATCACGCAGTTCACCGACCTGGTCCTCGACGCCGTCGCCCAGGCGTCGCGCGAGACCGGGCTGGGCATGGCCGTGGTGATCGCCGCCAACCGCACCCGCCACCCGCTCGACGCACGGACGCTGGCGCGCCTGGCCTCGCAGTACGCGGGCCGGGGCGTCGTGGGCTTCGGACTCTCCAACGACGAGAGGCGCGGGCGCACCGACGACTTCCGTGCCGCCTTCGACATCGCACGGCGTGCCGAGCTCGCCCTCGTGCCGCACGGGGGCGAGCTCCTCGGTCCCGGCCACGTGCGTACGTGCCTGGACTCCCTGGGCCCCACCCGGCTCGGCCACGGAGTGCGCTCGTCGGAGGATCCGCGCCTGCTCGAGCGCATCGTCGACGCCGGCATCGCCCTGGAGGTCTGCCCCGTCTCCAACGTCGCCCTGGGCGTCTACCCCGACCTGGCCTCGGTCCCGCTGCCCCAGCTGGTGGCGGCCGGCGCGACCGTGGCGCTCGGCGCGGACGACCCGCTGCTCTTCGGCTCCCAGCTCGCTGGGCAGTACGCGACGATGCGTGCCGCGCACGACCTGGACGACGAGCAGCTGGCCGATCTGGCCCGGATGTCGATTCGGGCCTCGAGAGCCCCTGACTGGGTGAGAGAATCCGTACTCGCCGAGATCGACGCATGGTTGGCAGGCGTCGACGGCAGCGGCCCGGGCCGCACCACGGAGAGGAACTCATGA
- a CDS encoding DUF4190 domain-containing protein, whose product MSDPQNPYGQQPDPTDPHGRPYGAQPYGSPQGQPGPTGEPNPYGQQPQQNPYGQQAPQENPYGAPPAYGQQPAYGQPAYGQPGYGPGGLGPAKPNHPSATTSMVLGIIGLGSLVIACGIGLILSPFAWVMGGKAVKEIDASNGQLGGRDQARAGQIMGIIGTVILVLMVIAVVAFFALVFPSGPSDYTFESTPVEYSEGY is encoded by the coding sequence ATGAGCGACCCGCAGAACCCCTACGGTCAGCAGCCGGACCCCACGGACCCCCACGGACGGCCCTACGGCGCCCAGCCCTACGGCTCGCCCCAGGGACAGCCGGGACCCACCGGCGAGCCGAACCCGTACGGTCAGCAGCCGCAGCAGAACCCGTACGGCCAGCAGGCACCGCAGGAGAACCCGTACGGCGCCCCGCCGGCCTACGGGCAGCAGCCCGCCTACGGGCAGCCGGCGTACGGGCAGCCGGGCTACGGTCCCGGCGGCCTCGGCCCCGCCAAGCCCAACCACCCGTCGGCCACCACGTCGATGGTGCTGGGCATCATCGGCCTCGGCAGCCTCGTGATCGCCTGCGGCATCGGCCTGATCCTCTCCCCCTTCGCCTGGGTCATGGGCGGCAAGGCCGTCAAGGAGATCGACGCCTCCAACGGCCAGCTGGGTGGTCGTGACCAGGCGCGCGCCGGCCAGATCATGGGCATCATCGGCACGGTGATCTTGGTACTGATGGTGATCGCGGTGGTGGCTTTCTTCGCGCTGGTCTTCCCAAGCGGGCCCTCGGACTACACCTTCGAGAGCACCCCCGTCGAGTACTCCGAGGGCTACTGA
- a CDS encoding DUF4190 domain-containing protein produces MSDPNPPSNPYGQPSNDQPGYGQAPYGQLPGHDPFAVRGLGGPQPHPRGTTVLVLGIVGVFCCGFLAPVAWALGSSADNDVTTYPGSYSNAGQIKAGKILGMVGTAVLVLSFVATVLLIAYAGSMDLDQPSNQNEWSNLQ; encoded by the coding sequence GTGAGCGATCCGAACCCCCCGAGCAACCCGTACGGCCAGCCCAGCAACGACCAGCCCGGCTACGGCCAGGCCCCCTACGGCCAGCTGCCCGGCCACGACCCGTTCGCCGTCAGGGGGCTGGGCGGACCGCAGCCGCACCCGCGCGGCACCACGGTCCTCGTGCTGGGGATCGTCGGCGTGTTCTGCTGCGGCTTCCTGGCGCCGGTCGCCTGGGCGCTGGGATCCAGCGCGGACAATGACGTCACGACGTACCCGGGTAGCTACAGCAACGCCGGGCAGATCAAGGCGGGCAAGATCCTCGGCATGGTCGGCACTGCGGTGCTCGTCCTCAGCTTCGTGGCCACGGTGCTCCTCATCGCCTACGCCGGCTCCATGGACCTGGATCAGCCGAGCAACCAGAACGAGTGGTCGAACCTCCAGTAG
- a CDS encoding alpha/beta fold hydrolase, whose amino-acid sequence MDIVLIPGLWLDATAWDPVTAHLASRGHRVNALTLPGQGDGQSGATFDDQLDAVVAAVEGAEQPPLVVGHSAASTLAWLAADRRPDGVAAVALVGGFPATDRTTYADFFPAQDGKVLFPGWDPFEGPDTVDLDEAARERIAATMHPVPHSVTTGEVRYVDERRRAVPLTLVCPEYSPDQARSWVEAGEVPEAAATDQLDYVDIDSGHWPMFSAPDVLAGLLDDMARLRSL is encoded by the coding sequence ATGGACATCGTCCTCATTCCCGGCCTGTGGCTGGACGCCACCGCCTGGGACCCCGTCACAGCCCACCTCGCCTCGCGTGGTCACCGGGTCAACGCCCTCACCCTGCCCGGGCAGGGTGACGGCCAGAGCGGTGCGACCTTCGACGACCAGCTCGACGCGGTGGTCGCAGCCGTCGAGGGCGCCGAGCAGCCGCCCCTGGTGGTGGGCCACTCCGCCGCCAGCACCCTGGCGTGGCTCGCCGCCGACCGACGACCCGACGGAGTCGCTGCCGTAGCGCTCGTCGGAGGGTTCCCGGCGACCGACCGCACCACGTACGCCGACTTCTTCCCCGCCCAGGACGGCAAGGTCCTCTTCCCGGGGTGGGACCCCTTCGAGGGTCCTGACACCGTCGACCTCGACGAGGCCGCTCGCGAACGGATCGCCGCCACCATGCACCCGGTGCCGCACTCTGTCACCACGGGAGAGGTGCGCTACGTCGACGAGCGACGGCGGGCAGTCCCGCTGACGCTGGTCTGCCCGGAGTACTCCCCCGACCAGGCGCGCTCGTGGGTGGAGGCGGGCGAGGTGCCGGAGGCGGCCGCGACGGACCAGCTCGACTACGTCGACATCGACAGCGGTCACTGGCCGATGTTCTCGGCCCCCGACGTGCTGGCAGGGCTGCTGGACGACATGGCCCGGCTGCGGTCGCTGTGA
- a CDS encoding UDP-N-acetylmuramate dehydrogenase, which produces MSPTSPSRPRSPVPEVRLADLTTLRLGGPAADYVEATTEAELIEAVVDADERGVPVLLVAGGSNLVVSDAGFSGRVVRIATRGLSADVEPHDATCGGAVLTAAAGEVWDDVVAHAVTSGWSGVEALSGIPGSVGATPVQNVGAYGQEVAQTIAQVRTFDRVERRQRTFSVAECGFSYRHSRFKAEPDRYLILEVTFQLPAASLSAPIAYGELARTLGVEVGQRAPAADVRSAVLGLRAAKGMVLDAADHDTWSAGSFFTNPMLSADQARTLPENAPRFPQPDGSVKSSAAWLIEHAGFAKGFSPAQVEGRVSLSTKHTLALTNRGGASADDLMVLARTVRDGVEQAFGVRLVNEPVLVGLSL; this is translated from the coding sequence ATGAGCCCGACGAGTCCGAGCAGGCCGAGGAGTCCGGTGCCTGAGGTGCGTCTGGCCGACCTGACCACGCTGCGGCTCGGCGGACCCGCCGCGGACTACGTCGAGGCGACGACCGAGGCCGAGCTCATCGAGGCCGTCGTCGACGCCGACGAGCGCGGCGTGCCGGTGCTGCTGGTCGCCGGGGGTTCCAACCTCGTCGTCTCCGACGCCGGCTTCTCCGGCCGCGTCGTCAGGATCGCCACCCGGGGCCTCTCCGCCGACGTCGAGCCTCATGACGCCACCTGTGGCGGGGCCGTCCTCACGGCCGCTGCGGGGGAGGTGTGGGACGACGTCGTGGCACACGCCGTCACGTCCGGCTGGAGCGGCGTGGAGGCCCTCTCCGGCATCCCCGGCTCCGTCGGTGCCACCCCCGTGCAGAACGTCGGCGCCTACGGCCAGGAGGTCGCGCAGACCATTGCGCAGGTGCGCACCTTCGACCGCGTCGAGAGGCGTCAGCGCACCTTCAGCGTCGCCGAGTGCGGCTTCTCCTACCGCCACAGCCGCTTCAAGGCAGAGCCCGACCGGTACCTGATCCTCGAGGTGACGTTCCAGCTCCCGGCCGCCTCGCTCTCCGCGCCCATCGCCTACGGCGAGCTCGCCCGCACCCTCGGCGTCGAGGTCGGGCAGCGGGCGCCGGCTGCCGACGTACGCTCCGCGGTCCTGGGGCTGCGCGCTGCCAAGGGCATGGTCCTCGACGCCGCCGACCACGACACCTGGAGCGCCGGGTCGTTCTTCACCAACCCGATGCTCAGCGCCGACCAGGCCCGGACGCTGCCCGAGAACGCCCCTCGCTTCCCCCAGCCTGACGGGTCGGTGAAGTCGAGCGCGGCGTGGTTGATCGAGCACGCCGGCTTCGCCAAGGGGTTCAGCCCCGCGCAGGTCGAGGGGCGCGTGAGCCTCTCGACCAAGCACACGCTCGCCCTGACCAACCGCGGCGGTGCCAGCGCCGACGACCTCATGGTGCTCGCGCGCACGGTGCGTGACGGCGTCGAGCAGGCCTTCGGCGTACGCCTGGTCAACGAGCCGGTGCTCGTCGGCCTGTCGCTCTGA
- a CDS encoding MaoC/PaaZ C-terminal domain-containing protein encodes MSAAAPVNAPVEGAALGPRTFAVTRADLRAYADASGDHNPIHLDEAVALSVGLPGVIAHGMYTMALMARAVTDWFPGAEVREIGSKFTDPVVVPAEGSVEVVVSATVKSVAEEDGRCVVALALLVTSAGAKVLGMPKAVVVLPAQSDEPDESEQAEESGA; translated from the coding sequence ATGAGCGCCGCAGCACCGGTCAACGCGCCTGTCGAGGGCGCCGCACTCGGCCCGCGTACGTTCGCGGTCACCCGCGCCGACCTGCGCGCCTACGCCGACGCGAGCGGCGACCACAACCCCATCCACCTCGACGAGGCCGTCGCGCTCTCGGTCGGCCTGCCCGGCGTCATCGCCCACGGCATGTACACGATGGCGCTGATGGCCCGTGCGGTCACCGACTGGTTCCCCGGCGCCGAGGTGCGCGAGATCGGCTCCAAGTTCACCGACCCCGTGGTCGTCCCCGCCGAGGGGTCGGTCGAGGTGGTCGTCTCCGCGACCGTCAAGAGCGTCGCCGAGGAGGACGGGCGTTGCGTCGTCGCCCTGGCGCTGCTCGTCACCAGCGCCGGTGCCAAGGTGCTCGGCATGCCGAAGGCCGTCGTCGTGCTCCCTGCGCAGTCCGATGAGCCCGACGAGTCCGAGCAGGCCGAGGAGTCCGGTGCCTGA
- a CDS encoding FAS1-like dehydratase domain-containing protein, producing the protein MTLDSSLVGRSFPATSEHHVTPESIAAFAAAAGGAPAQVAPPTYPIVLAFEAMQTFLDAEQVPLHRIVHGEQRFTYARPVVAGDTLVATLEVSRLRQIGGNDIIGTLSTVTDADGELVCTASATLVHRGEADQEAAEEQA; encoded by the coding sequence ATGACCCTCGACTCCTCGCTCGTCGGCCGGAGCTTCCCGGCGACCTCCGAGCACCACGTCACCCCTGAGTCGATCGCGGCCTTCGCCGCCGCCGCGGGGGGCGCCCCCGCGCAGGTGGCACCGCCGACCTACCCGATCGTCCTGGCCTTCGAGGCCATGCAGACGTTCCTCGACGCCGAGCAGGTCCCGCTGCACCGCATCGTCCACGGCGAGCAGCGCTTCACGTACGCGCGCCCCGTCGTCGCCGGCGACACCCTGGTCGCCACGCTCGAGGTCTCCCGCCTGCGCCAGATCGGTGGCAACGACATCATCGGCACCCTGAGCACGGTCACCGACGCCGACGGCGAGCTGGTCTGCACAGCGAGCGCCACGTTGGTCCACCGGGGCGAGGCCGACCAGGAAGCGGCGGAGGAGCAGGCATGA
- the rpmG gene encoding 50S ribosomal protein L33, which produces MASKSSDVRPKITLACVDCKDRNYITKKNRRNDPDRMEMSKFCPRCRKHTAHRETR; this is translated from the coding sequence GTGGCCAGCAAGAGCTCTGACGTTCGCCCCAAGATCACCCTTGCGTGCGTGGACTGCAAGGACCGCAACTACATCACCAAGAAGAACCGTCGGAACGACCCCGACCGTATGGAGATGTCCAAGTTCTGCCCGCGCTGCCGCAAGCACACCGCGCACCGCGAGACCCGCTGA
- a CDS encoding amidase → MEPIHAFTDDALGTDDAVGLVTRLQRGEVSSSELVEASIARIESVDGALGAVAVRDYGRARVRASGGRRGWFAGLPMVLKDNVDVRGLPTQEGTDAFVAPPSPVNGDVARLFHRLGTVSVAKTRLSEFGFSGACDHPRQGPVRNPWRRDHYAGASSSGAGALVATGAVPLAHGNDGGGSIRIPAAVNGLVGLKPTRGRVPSDAFTRQMPVRIVADGVLTRSVRDTAAFLREAEKVYRDPRLPAVGDVTRPVDRPLRIAVVTAGIGREATPEVRQLTLDTAARLEALGHHVEEVDPPVPDWFADSFLLYWSMLAMYLVRTGPRAHRGSWDPTKLDNLTLGLARHCRRNIARLPAAIAAMGASQQSSRRHFAAYDVTLTPTLATETPKVGHLDPTRPYEEVIDRLMDWVAFTPLQNATGDPAVSLPLARTASGLPQGMQLCGGWGSEALLLGLALQLEEAHPWPRIGA, encoded by the coding sequence ATGGAGCCCATCCACGCCTTCACCGACGACGCCCTCGGCACGGACGACGCGGTCGGACTGGTCACCCGCCTGCAGCGCGGCGAGGTCTCGTCCAGCGAGCTCGTCGAGGCATCGATCGCCCGCATCGAGTCCGTCGACGGCGCGCTCGGCGCTGTCGCCGTCCGCGACTACGGACGCGCGCGAGTCCGCGCGAGCGGGGGGCGACGGGGTTGGTTCGCCGGCCTGCCGATGGTGCTCAAGGACAACGTCGACGTCCGCGGCCTGCCCACCCAGGAGGGCACCGACGCGTTCGTCGCCCCGCCCAGCCCGGTCAACGGTGACGTCGCGCGTCTCTTCCACCGGCTCGGCACGGTCAGCGTCGCCAAGACCCGGCTCTCCGAGTTCGGCTTCTCCGGAGCCTGCGACCACCCCCGTCAAGGGCCGGTGCGCAACCCCTGGCGCCGCGACCACTACGCGGGCGCCTCGTCCTCGGGTGCCGGGGCGTTGGTGGCGACCGGGGCGGTGCCCCTGGCCCACGGCAACGACGGAGGCGGATCGATCCGGATCCCCGCCGCGGTCAACGGTCTCGTCGGGCTCAAGCCCACGCGCGGTCGGGTGCCCTCCGACGCGTTCACCCGCCAGATGCCCGTACGCATCGTGGCCGACGGCGTCCTGACCCGCTCCGTGCGCGACACCGCCGCGTTCCTGAGGGAGGCCGAGAAGGTCTACCGCGATCCGCGGCTGCCCGCCGTGGGCGACGTCACCCGTCCGGTCGACCGACCGCTGCGGATCGCCGTCGTCACCGCCGGCATCGGGCGCGAGGCGACCCCCGAGGTGCGCCAGCTGACCCTCGACACCGCCGCCCGGCTCGAGGCACTGGGCCACCACGTGGAGGAGGTCGACCCCCCGGTGCCGGACTGGTTCGCCGACTCCTTCCTCCTCTACTGGTCGATGCTCGCCATGTACCTCGTGCGGACCGGACCGCGCGCCCACCGCGGGTCGTGGGACCCCACCAAGCTCGACAACCTCACCCTGGGGCTGGCGCGTCACTGCCGACGCAACATCGCCAGGCTCCCCGCCGCGATCGCGGCGATGGGCGCCTCCCAGCAGTCGTCGCGGCGCCACTTCGCGGCGTACGACGTGACGCTCACCCCGACGCTGGCCACCGAGACGCCGAAGGTGGGGCACCTCGACCCCACGCGCCCCTACGAGGAGGTCATCGACCGGTTGATGGACTGGGTCGCCTTCACCCCGCTGCAGAACGCGACCGGAGACCCGGCGGTGAGCCTGCCGCTGGCGAGGACCGCGTCGGGGCTTCCCCAGGGCATGCAGCTCTGCGGTGGATGGGGCAGCGAGGCGCTGCTGCTCGGTCTGGCGCTGCAACTCGAGGAGGCTCACCCGTGGCCGCGAATCGGGGCCTGA
- a CDS encoding adenylyltransferase/cytidyltransferase family protein, producing the protein MDVPDATASPARVYVDMVGDLFHAGHVELLRAARSRGQWLVVGVLSDETAASYKRRPIMTLAERVAVIEACRHVDEVVPDAPFEVDAQFLAEHEIDLVVHGDDLTPEAAEQVYGAAVAAGKLECVPRTPGISTTEVIQRVRDSFPSGHLTH; encoded by the coding sequence ATGGACGTCCCGGACGCAACCGCCTCACCCGCGAGGGTCTACGTCGACATGGTCGGCGACCTGTTCCACGCGGGACACGTCGAGCTCTTGCGAGCCGCCAGGAGCCGCGGGCAGTGGCTGGTCGTCGGTGTCCTCTCCGACGAGACGGCTGCCTCGTACAAGCGACGGCCGATCATGACCCTGGCCGAACGCGTGGCGGTGATCGAGGCGTGCCGTCACGTGGACGAGGTGGTGCCGGACGCCCCGTTCGAGGTCGACGCCCAGTTCCTCGCCGAGCACGAGATCGACCTGGTGGTCCACGGTGACGACCTCACGCCCGAGGCCGCCGAGCAGGTCTACGGCGCTGCCGTCGCCGCCGGCAAGCTCGAGTGCGTGCCGCGCACGCCAGGGATTTCGACCACTGAGGTGATCCAGCGGGTTCGCGACTCCTTCCCGTCAGGTCACCTGACTCACTAG
- a CDS encoding HNH endonuclease, which yields MEAAARPVDSATAAELLRELGVHRRLVAEAEAAELELVYAWAISHPALGEGGALSADEFLGGAGTPGVAAFTAEPLAGVLRVSPASAQALLADTVDLVHRLPRLWDQVQSLEVPVWKARRIATATRSLSLAAARWVDRQLIGAAGSIGAAALDRLIALAVARVDPEGQKDREAAARSRWDVELTHRRDWAGTSELRAVGDTVALGEVMDRINADANALAGAGDDDAVGARRVKALVSLAREGVDQLAFGFAREDVASSKARTSAPRQAIKLYVHASLADLATLSAGSGEVAVAEVEGFGPITSDLVKQWLGVTKVTVTPVLDLADNPWSPRHDPPPRMRDQVVLRHRGCVFPFCGRDARSGDLDHVMPWDPNHPTEPGTTPDNLAPLCRRHHRAKTNGRWRYVVLTDPATDPTDRPGHPPEHLWTGPHGQTFLVTGGRTVALGEP from the coding sequence ATGGAAGCCGCCGCCCGCCCCGTCGACTCAGCCACTGCCGCAGAGTTGCTGCGCGAGCTCGGTGTGCACCGGCGGTTGGTCGCTGAGGCGGAGGCTGCCGAGCTCGAGCTCGTGTACGCGTGGGCGATCAGCCACCCGGCGCTCGGTGAGGGTGGCGCGCTGTCGGCCGATGAGTTTCTGGGCGGCGCCGGTACGCCGGGAGTCGCGGCCTTCACCGCCGAACCGTTGGCGGGAGTCCTGCGGGTGTCGCCGGCGTCGGCTCAGGCGTTGTTGGCCGACACCGTGGACCTGGTGCACCGGCTGCCTCGCTTGTGGGACCAGGTGCAGTCACTCGAGGTGCCCGTGTGGAAGGCACGACGGATCGCGACCGCCACCCGGTCGCTGTCGCTGGCGGCAGCCCGGTGGGTCGACCGGCAGCTGATCGGGGCAGCGGGGTCCATCGGTGCCGCGGCCTTGGACCGGTTGATCGCGCTCGCGGTCGCCCGCGTCGACCCCGAGGGCCAGAAGGACCGGGAGGCCGCGGCACGGTCGCGGTGGGACGTGGAGCTGACGCACCGGCGGGACTGGGCCGGGACCTCGGAGCTGCGAGCGGTCGGCGACACCGTCGCGCTCGGCGAGGTGATGGACCGGATCAACGCCGACGCCAACGCGTTGGCTGGTGCAGGTGACGACGACGCGGTGGGCGCCAGGCGGGTCAAGGCACTGGTGTCGCTGGCCCGTGAGGGTGTCGACCAGTTGGCGTTCGGGTTCGCCCGCGAAGACGTCGCGTCCTCGAAGGCTCGCACCAGCGCCCCGAGGCAGGCCATCAAGCTGTACGTCCACGCATCGCTGGCGGACCTGGCCACGCTCTCGGCGGGCTCGGGCGAGGTGGCGGTGGCGGAGGTCGAGGGCTTCGGACCCATCACGTCTGACCTGGTGAAGCAGTGGCTGGGCGTCACGAAGGTGACCGTCACCCCGGTCCTCGACCTGGCCGACAACCCGTGGTCCCCGCGGCACGACCCGCCGCCACGGATGCGGGACCAGGTCGTGCTGCGGCACCGCGGCTGCGTCTTCCCGTTCTGCGGACGCGACGCCCGCTCCGGCGACCTCGACCACGTGATGCCCTGGGACCCGAATCACCCGACAGAGCCGGGGACCACGCCGGACAACCTCGCCCCACTCTGCCGACGTCACCACCGCGCCAAGACAAACGGTCGCTGGCGCTACGTCGTACTCACTGATCCCGCGACCGACCCCACCGACAGGCCGGGTCACCCGCCCGAGCACCTCTGGACCGGCCCCCACGGGCAGACCTTCCTCGTCACCGGCGGCAGGACCGTCGCGCTCGGCGAGCCCTGA
- a CDS encoding LrgB family protein translates to MPDALTSPLALVLLTLLSYQLGLWLRRASRYHPAAQPVVVAIAGTALGITLLDVDYPTYADSALLISFWLGPATVALAVPLHRQTRRMRGVVAPMLVAIPLGAAVSIATAYALILLLGGSETLAVTMAPKAATTPVSIALAEQAGGLPPVTAIVTIVAGILGAVLGPTVLTLLRVRDRRARGLAMGAASHGIGTSRALLEDETEGAFSGLSMGLTALATSVLLPLVLWVLAL, encoded by the coding sequence ATGCCTGACGCCCTCACTTCACCGTTGGCGCTGGTCCTGCTGACGCTGCTCAGCTACCAGCTCGGGCTGTGGCTGCGGCGGGCCAGCCGCTACCACCCAGCGGCGCAACCGGTCGTGGTCGCGATCGCCGGCACCGCCCTCGGGATCACGCTGCTCGACGTCGACTACCCGACGTACGCCGACAGTGCGCTCCTGATCAGCTTCTGGCTCGGTCCGGCCACCGTCGCGCTGGCCGTGCCGCTGCACCGTCAGACCCGCCGGATGCGCGGGGTCGTCGCGCCGATGCTGGTCGCCATCCCGCTGGGGGCCGCGGTCTCCATCGCCACCGCGTACGCCCTGATCCTGCTGCTGGGTGGGAGCGAGACGTTGGCCGTCACCATGGCGCCGAAGGCGGCCACCACGCCGGTCTCGATCGCGCTGGCCGAGCAGGCCGGGGGACTGCCCCCGGTGACCGCGATCGTCACGATCGTCGCCGGCATCCTCGGCGCGGTGCTCGGCCCGACGGTGCTGACGCTGCTGCGGGTGCGCGACCGCCGCGCCCGTGGCCTGGCGATGGGTGCTGCCTCGCATGGCATCGGGACCTCGCGGGCCTTGCTCGAGGACGAGACCGAAGGCGCCTTCTCGGGTCTGTCGATGGGGCTCACCGCGCTGGCCACGAGCGTGTTGCTGCCGCTGGTGCTGTGGGTGCTGGCGCTCTGA
- a CDS encoding CidA/LrgA family protein produces the protein MIRGLTVLLLCQVVGELLVDVAHLPVPGPVVGMVLLFGWLQWRRPSKESGVVRAADGLLKHLQLFFVPAGVGIVAYAALLRDDALPIGVALAGSWLAGLALVGWVVQVWGREHAEAATLPSAGPPTAPPPASAGDGGGPDA, from the coding sequence ATGATCCGGGGCCTGACCGTCCTGCTGCTGTGCCAGGTGGTGGGGGAGCTGCTGGTCGACGTGGCGCACCTGCCGGTGCCCGGCCCGGTGGTCGGGATGGTGCTCCTCTTCGGTTGGCTCCAGTGGCGCCGTCCCTCGAAGGAGTCCGGCGTGGTCCGGGCGGCCGACGGGCTGCTGAAGCACCTGCAGCTCTTCTTCGTCCCGGCCGGCGTCGGCATCGTCGCCTACGCAGCGTTGCTGCGCGACGATGCGCTGCCGATCGGGGTCGCCCTGGCCGGGTCGTGGCTGGCCGGTCTGGCGCTGGTCGGCTGGGTCGTCCAGGTCTGGGGCAGGGAGCACGCTGAGGCGGCCACCCTGCCGTCCGCTGGGCCGCCCACCGCGCCACCTCCCGCATCGGCCGGCGATGGCGGTGGGCCCGATGCCTGA
- a CDS encoding DNA-3-methyladenine glycosylase I, with the protein MSLPTSVVGDDGLARCPWAVGDELMRDYHDTEWGVRVHGEARWFERLTLEAFQSGLSWRTILAKRPAFRELFADFDADVVAAFTEADVERLMADARIVRNRRKVDATLVNARAVVALRSGEGLEELLLSHAPTREVVPQAETTSAESVALSKALKARGFTFVGPTTMYALMEAGGLFDPHLPDCHRRGARVGRGER; encoded by the coding sequence ATGAGCCTGCCCACCAGCGTGGTCGGTGACGACGGTCTGGCGCGCTGCCCGTGGGCCGTGGGTGACGAGCTGATGCGCGACTACCACGACACCGAGTGGGGCGTACGGGTCCACGGCGAGGCGAGGTGGTTCGAGCGGCTGACGCTCGAGGCCTTCCAGTCGGGGCTCTCGTGGCGCACGATCCTGGCGAAGCGCCCGGCCTTCCGTGAACTCTTCGCCGACTTCGACGCCGACGTCGTCGCGGCCTTCACCGAGGCCGACGTCGAGCGCCTGATGGCCGACGCCCGCATCGTGCGCAACCGCCGCAAGGTCGACGCGACGCTGGTCAACGCGCGTGCCGTCGTCGCCCTGCGTTCCGGGGAGGGGCTGGAGGAGCTGCTCCTGTCTCACGCGCCCACCCGGGAGGTGGTGCCGCAGGCCGAGACGACCTCGGCGGAGTCGGTCGCTCTGTCCAAGGCGCTGAAGGCACGTGGCTTCACCTTCGTCGGGCCGACCACGATGTACGCCCTGATGGAGGCCGGCGGCCTCTTCGACCCGCACCTGCCCGACTGCCACCGTCGCGGTGCCCGGGTGGGTCGGGGAGAGCGATGA